From Armatimonadota bacterium, a single genomic window includes:
- a CDS encoding 3-isopropylmalate dehydratase large subunit — protein MGMTMTEKILAAHSGVPSVRPGEIVDCRVDFAFANDITAPLAIQEFQKMGGEAVFDPDRVAFVLDHYVPNKDIASADQARITREFVRAQGLPHFYDVGRAGIAHVLLAEEGFVGPGDLFVGADSHTCNHGALGAFATGVGSSDLAAALITGRLWLRVPQTLRFVLRGRPRPWVTGKDLVLTIIGMIGVDGARYAAMEFAGDALAFLTMDERFSITNMAVEAGAKNGIMEPDERTLGWIAPRARRPFTVVRSDPDAAYADVRTIEVDSLDPVVAAPSSPGNVVPVREAAGVPVDQCFIGTCTNGRLEDLRMAARILSGRTVHRDTRLLVIPATPAIYRQALEEGLIRIFLDAGAAVSTSTCGPCIGGHMGVLGAGEVCVSTSSRNFVGRMGHRTSRVYLANAAVAAATAVTGRLTHPADVVGEAVPARG, from the coding sequence GTGGGCATGACCATGACCGAGAAGATCCTCGCCGCGCACAGCGGGGTCCCCTCGGTCCGCCCGGGAGAGATCGTGGACTGCCGGGTCGATTTCGCCTTCGCCAACGACATCACCGCCCCCCTGGCCATCCAGGAGTTTCAGAAGATGGGCGGCGAGGCCGTCTTCGATCCCGACCGGGTGGCCTTCGTCCTCGACCACTACGTCCCCAACAAAGACATCGCCTCCGCCGACCAGGCCCGCATCACGCGGGAGTTTGTGCGGGCCCAGGGACTGCCCCACTTCTACGACGTCGGCCGCGCCGGCATCGCCCACGTCCTCCTCGCCGAGGAGGGCTTTGTCGGTCCGGGCGACCTCTTCGTCGGCGCCGACTCCCACACGTGCAACCACGGGGCCCTGGGCGCCTTCGCCACCGGGGTCGGCTCCTCCGACCTGGCCGCGGCCCTGATCACCGGCCGCCTCTGGCTGCGGGTGCCACAGACCCTGCGCTTCGTCCTGCGGGGACGGCCGCGGCCCTGGGTGACGGGCAAGGACCTGGTCCTGACCATCATCGGGATGATCGGCGTGGACGGCGCGCGCTACGCGGCGATGGAGTTCGCCGGCGACGCCCTGGCCTTCCTGACGATGGACGAACGGTTCTCCATCACCAACATGGCGGTGGAGGCCGGCGCCAAGAACGGCATCATGGAACCCGACGAGCGGACGCTGGGGTGGATCGCTCCGCGCGCCCGCCGGCCGTTCACGGTGGTCCGGTCCGACCCCGACGCGGCGTACGCCGATGTGCGGACGATCGAGGTGGACAGCCTGGACCCGGTGGTTGCCGCTCCGTCGTCTCCCGGCAACGTCGTCCCGGTCCGGGAGGCGGCGGGGGTGCCTGTGGACCAGTGCTTCATCGGCACCTGCACCAACGGGCGCCTGGAGGACCTCCGCATGGCGGCGCGGATCCTGTCCGGCCGCACGGTGCACCGGGACACGCGCCTGCTCGTCATCCCGGCGACCCCCGCAATCTACCGCCAGGCACTGGAGGAGGGACTGATCCGGATCTTTCTCGACGCCGGCGCCGCGGTCAGCACATCGACCTGCGGGCCGTGCATCGGAGGACACATGGGCGTGCTCGGTGCCGGGGAGGTCTGCGTCTCGACCAGCAGCCGGAACTTCGTCGGACGGATGGGCCACAGGACCAGCCGCGTCTACCTGGCCAACGCGGCGGTGGCGGCGGCCACGGCGGTGACCGGTCGGTTGACCCATCCCGCGGACGTCGTCGGCGAAGCGGTGCCGGCCCGGGGATGA
- a CDS encoding 3-isopropylmalate dehydratase small subunit, which produces MIRRGRAHVVGHHIDTDVIIPARYLVTADPADLARHAFEDLDPSLREQIGEGDILIAGENFGQGSSREHAPLALRGLGLAAVVAASFARIFYRNAFNVGLPLLECPAAAGGVRDGDVVEVDFGAGTVRNLTRGDLYRGQPIPEFMQRLVDAGGLVGYIRAQRRALQERG; this is translated from the coding sequence ATGATCCGGCGGGGTCGGGCCCATGTCGTCGGCCACCACATCGATACCGACGTGATTATTCCGGCGCGCTACCTGGTGACCGCGGACCCGGCGGACCTGGCGCGGCATGCGTTCGAAGATCTCGACCCGTCGCTGCGCGAGCAGATCGGAGAGGGCGACATCCTCATTGCCGGCGAGAACTTCGGCCAGGGCAGTTCCCGGGAACACGCCCCCCTGGCCCTCCGGGGGCTGGGCCTCGCCGCGGTGGTGGCGGCTTCCTTCGCCCGGATCTTCTACCGCAACGCCTTCAACGTCGGCCTGCCTCTGCTCGAGTGCCCTGCGGCCGCCGGCGGCGTGCGGGACGGCGATGTGGTGGAGGTGGACTTCGGGGCCGGCACCGTACGCAACCTGACGCGGGGGGACCTCTACCGCGGCCAGCCGATTCCGGAGTTCATGCAGCGCCTGGTCGATGCGGGGGGACTGGTGGGCTACATCCGGGCCCAGCGCCGGGCGCTGCAGGAGCGGGGATAG
- a CDS encoding 2-isopropylmalate synthase, which yields MHTVPRPVRPERVWIFDTTLRDGEQSPGFSMSADEKVEMARQLAHLGVDVIEAGFPVSSPGEFEAARRVAQEVAGPTVCVLARTAPGDIERAWEAVREAERPRIHTFIATSPIHMARKLRMSPEAVLESAADAVRLARRLCPEVEFSAEDATRSDVEFLCRVFEAAINAGAAVINIPDTVGYAQPEEFAALVRTLIERVPGMEAVTVSVHCHDDLGLATANTLAGIRAGARQVEGTINGIGERAGNAALEEVIMALHTRADRYGLTTGVDTTQIAATSRLLCALTGIEVQPNKAVVGANAFAHEAGIHQHGVLMDRATYEIMTPESVGLPANRLVLGKHSGRHALAAVLEAAGFRLSREEVDRVYRRFKEVADRKKTVLPEELVALVEDDLAAPPSTWELSGFEVTTGSARKPSAVVALTSGGRRIERTATGDGPVDAIFAAINDIVAMRPALVDYTVRAVAGGAEAVGEAVARLRLDGALAVGRASSTDVLEASARAYLAAINKLLARRAASVVPGGSRAWA from the coding sequence ATGCACACGGTGCCGCGGCCGGTGCGCCCGGAACGGGTCTGGATCTTCGACACGACGCTGCGCGACGGCGAGCAGTCGCCGGGGTTCTCCATGAGTGCCGACGAGAAGGTGGAGATGGCGCGGCAGCTGGCGCATCTGGGCGTGGATGTGATTGAGGCGGGATTTCCCGTCTCCTCCCCGGGCGAGTTCGAGGCGGCGCGGAGGGTGGCCCAGGAGGTGGCGGGACCGACGGTCTGCGTCCTGGCCCGGACCGCGCCCGGGGATATCGAGCGAGCCTGGGAGGCGGTGCGGGAGGCGGAGCGTCCCCGTATCCACACCTTCATCGCCACCTCGCCGATCCACATGGCCCGGAAACTGCGCATGAGTCCTGAGGCCGTCCTGGAGTCGGCCGCCGACGCCGTGCGGCTGGCGCGCCGGCTGTGTCCGGAGGTGGAGTTCAGCGCGGAGGACGCCACGCGATCGGACGTCGAGTTTCTCTGCCGCGTCTTCGAGGCGGCGATCAACGCGGGGGCGGCCGTGATCAACATCCCGGACACCGTCGGCTACGCCCAGCCGGAGGAGTTCGCCGCGCTGGTGCGGACCCTGATCGAGCGCGTCCCCGGCATGGAGGCGGTCACGGTCAGCGTGCACTGTCACGACGACCTGGGCCTGGCCACGGCCAACACCCTGGCCGGGATCCGGGCCGGCGCCCGGCAGGTCGAGGGCACGATCAACGGCATCGGGGAGCGGGCCGGCAACGCCGCCCTGGAAGAGGTGATCATGGCGTTGCATACGCGCGCCGACCGCTACGGCCTGACCACAGGCGTGGACACGACGCAGATCGCCGCCACCAGCCGGCTGCTCTGCGCCCTCACCGGCATCGAGGTCCAGCCCAACAAGGCCGTGGTCGGGGCCAACGCCTTCGCCCATGAGGCAGGGATTCACCAGCACGGGGTGCTGATGGATCGGGCCACCTACGAGATCATGACCCCCGAGTCGGTGGGCCTGCCCGCCAACCGGCTGGTCCTGGGCAAACACTCTGGCCGCCACGCGCTGGCCGCGGTGCTGGAGGCGGCGGGATTCCGGCTCAGCCGGGAGGAGGTGGACCGCGTCTACCGCCGGTTCAAGGAGGTGGCCGACCGGAAGAAGACGGTGCTGCCCGAGGAACTCGTGGCGCTGGTCGAGGATGACCTGGCCGCCCCGCCCTCCACCTGGGAGCTGAGCGGCTTCGAGGTGACGACCGGCAGCGCCCGGAAACCCTCGGCGGTGGTGGCGCTCACCTCCGGCGGCCGCCGCATCGAGCGGACGGCGACGGGAGACGGTCCGGTAGACGCCATCTTCGCGGCGATCAACGACATCGTCGCCATGAGGCCGGCGCTGGTGGACTACACGGTCCGCGCCGTGGCCGGCGGCGCGGAGGCGGTGGGCGAGGCCGTGGCGCGCCTCCGGCTGGACGGCGCGCTGGCGGTGGGCCGCGCGAGCAGCACCGACGTCCTCGAAGCCAGCGCCCGGGCCTATCTAGCGGCGATCAACAAGCTGCTGGCCCGCCGCGCGGCATCCGTGGTCCCGGGAGGGTCCCGCGCGTGGGCATGA